The genomic segment GCAAACATTAACAAATGTAGTATCTTACCTTTTTAATGCAAATGGTCTTATAATACTTGGTTTAACTTTTGGACTTGCTTGCCTTACAACTTGTGTTGGTCTTATAACATCATGTAGTGAATACTTCTCAAGGATGGTTCCAAAGGTTAACTATAAAATTTGGGTTACTGCAATAACACTATTTAGTATGTTATTTGCAAATGTAGGCTTAACTAAACTATTAAGTATATCTGTACCTGTTTTAACAGTCATATATCCTATGGCGATAGTACTTATTGTACTTGCATTCTCCCATAACCTATTTAAAGGTTATAGCTCTGTATATTCTTTCAGCATGCTATTTACTGCTGTTTTTAGTATATTTGATTCATTAGATCAAGTTGGACTTAAAATGTCATTTTTGAGTTCTATACCTTTATTTAAGCAGGGTCTTGTTTGGGTAGTTCCATCGTTAGTTGGTGCTGTAATAGGATGGTCTTTTAGCATGGTAAAAGATTTTTCTTTTTCAAAAGAAATCTCTTTAAATAAATACAATAAATAATAAGATTCAAGGGGATGCCACAACCGTGTGCATTCCTTTAATTTTTGTCTAGTACAATTTTTCCTTTTCCTTCATAACTCGCTAATAAAAACTTGTTGTGATATAATTAATCTAGTAGATCATTGCAAAGATACTATTTAAATTTCATATTGTTTAATTAACGGAGCGCCAACTAATTTTAATGTCTCATTAAATAATTAGTTAAGGGGTCTTTTTTAGTATGAAAAATAACAGTATTGATCTTACAACTGCAAATTTAAGTGAATTACTTTAGCACATTTCAGAAGGAAAGTCCTCCACTACTCTAAGTGAGGCGTTAGAGCACAATTCGTTAATCTTTGCTTTTATTAACGAATATTTTACATGAATGTAAAAATATTCGCTAAGGTTACTTTACATTTCCTACATATTGGAATATGATTAATATGAAATACTAAATTTACATTAAAAGAGGTGCCTCATGGAAATACAAACAATAAAACACAAAAAATCTATTCGCATTAGTATAATTTCTTTTTCTATTATCTTTGTTCTATATTTAGGTATGTCAATATATTTTAATAACCATTTTTATTTTGGTTCTGTAATTAATGGCATAAATGCTTCTGGTAAAACAGTAGATGAATTAGATAAAGCCTTATTATCAAAGTGCAAAACATATACACTGAACCTTCAAGAACGAAGTGGTGTGAATGAACAACTTAAAGCTGCTGACATTGGACTTAAATATAATGCAAAGGATAAAATTCAAGTTTTAAAAGACAGTCAGAATTCTTTTGCGTGGATTTATGAAGTTTTTAATTCAAAAGCTTCTGAACTACCTGACATAGTGACCTATGATGAAAAACTATTAAAAAAACATTTTGATAAACTCTCTTGTTTTGATAACAAGAAAGCAATTAAACCTAAAAATCCTAGTTTTAAATATTCAGATACCGGCTATGTGATCGTAAAAGAAATTATGGGAAACAAAATCAATAGCAAGCATTTGTATGCAAATGTAGTAAATGCAATTCTCAAAGGCGAAACAACAATAAATTTGGAGAAAACAAATCAATACATTAATCCAAAATATAATTCAAGTTCCAAAGAAGTTAAAAACACTAAAATTTTGCTTGATAAATATGTAGCTTCAAAAATCACTTATACCTTTACTGGAGGTAAGGAAGTTTTAGACGGTTCTATAATACACAATTGGCTAGTAGTTAATGACAACCTTGCAATTTCATTTGATGAAAATAAAATGAAAGATTATGTAAGTGAACTGGCCAATCATTATAATACCTATGGCAATGAAAGAGATTTTGCTACATCATTCGGAACAACTGCAAAGGTTAGCGGTGGCGATTATGGATGGTTAGTTGATCGCACAGGTGAAGTCAATGATTTAATTGTATCTATAAAAGGTGGACAAACCATAACAAAGCAACCCAAGTATGCCCAAACCGCAGTATCTCATGGTGTAAATGATATCGGGAATACCTATGTGGAGATCAATTTGACAGAACAGCATATGTGGTTTTATAAGAATGGTGCTCTTATTGTAGATGGAGATGTTGTTACTGGTGATGTAAGCAGAAATACAGCAACACCACCAGGTGTTTATAAATTAAAAGATAAAGCAAAAAATACAAGCTTAAAGGGACCGGGTTACAATACACCTGTCAATTGCTTTATGCCATTTAATAATGGTATTGGAATACATGGTGCACCGTGGAAACACTCCTTTGGTGGAAATGTATATTTGACAAATGGTTCTCATGGTTGTATAAATGCATCAGACGATTTTGCAATGACGATATATAATAATATTGATGTTAATACTCCGGTTATTTGTTATAACTAGAGATTTAATAAAGTCTTTTTATAATATGTTTACCATTAAAAGCAAATCAAAAAAACGCAAGTTAGTTAACTTGCGTTTTTTTGATTTGCTTTTAGATTAGAGGTATTAA from the Clostridium sp. CM027 genome contains:
- a CDS encoding peptidoglycan binding domain-containing protein is translated as MEIQTIKHKKSIRISIISFSIIFVLYLGMSIYFNNHFYFGSVINGINASGKTVDELDKALLSKCKTYTLNLQERSGVNEQLKAADIGLKYNAKDKIQVLKDSQNSFAWIYEVFNSKASELPDIVTYDEKLLKKHFDKLSCFDNKKAIKPKNPSFKYSDTGYVIVKEIMGNKINSKHLYANVVNAILKGETTINLEKTNQYINPKYNSSSKEVKNTKILLDKYVASKITYTFTGGKEVLDGSIIHNWLVVNDNLAISFDENKMKDYVSELANHYNTYGNERDFATSFGTTAKVSGGDYGWLVDRTGEVNDLIVSIKGGQTITKQPKYAQTAVSHGVNDIGNTYVEINLTEQHMWFYKNGALIVDGDVVTGDVSRNTATPPGVYKLKDKAKNTSLKGPGYNTPVNCFMPFNNGIGIHGAPWKHSFGGNVYLTNGSHGCINASDDFAMTIYNNIDVNTPVICYN